In Lysinibacillus sp. FSL M8-0337, the following proteins share a genomic window:
- a CDS encoding HAD-IIB family hydrolase: MKFVFDLDGTICFKGQPLSAGIIAALESCLQNGHEVIFASARPIRDLLPILPESMHQFSMVGGNGAFVAVDGAIKEIVAFEGHIVEDIKHIITAYQLAYLVDGDWDYAFTGSETHPIYQNLDPLKLAKQVTLQELKDIVKIVLFPGAYHLEIVAQLQKLPISIYEHASENIIDISPSGINKWTGLEKLGVEQNQFIAFGNDANDASMFVKALDSVCVGAHEVGQLATLQVPSEETAVIEMIQRLNCLSASH, translated from the coding sequence ATGAAATTTGTATTTGATTTAGATGGCACGATTTGTTTTAAAGGTCAGCCTTTGAGTGCTGGTATTATAGCTGCATTAGAGAGTTGTTTACAGAATGGACATGAAGTAATTTTTGCCTCTGCTCGTCCGATTCGAGATTTGTTACCAATATTGCCCGAGTCGATGCATCAATTTTCGATGGTTGGAGGTAATGGAGCATTTGTTGCAGTCGATGGGGCTATAAAAGAGATAGTAGCATTCGAGGGACATATTGTTGAAGACATTAAGCATATTATAACGGCTTATCAATTAGCTTACTTAGTGGACGGTGATTGGGATTATGCCTTTACAGGTAGTGAGACACATCCAATCTATCAAAATTTAGATCCACTTAAGCTGGCAAAACAAGTGACATTACAGGAGCTAAAGGACATCGTAAAAATTGTATTGTTCCCTGGTGCATATCACTTAGAAATAGTAGCGCAGCTACAAAAGCTACCGATTTCGATATATGAACATGCATCGGAAAACATAATAGATATAAGCCCAAGCGGAATTAATAAGTGGACAGGCTTGGAGAAATTAGGCGTAGAACAAAATCAATTTATCGCCTTTGGCAATGACGCAAATGATGCCTCCATGTTTGTAAAAGCATTAGACAGTGTTTGTGTTGGAGCGCATGAGGTAGGCCAGCTTGCAACATTACAAGTGCCAAGTGAAGAAACAGCAGTAATTGAAATGATCCAAAGGTTAAATTGTTTGAGTGCCAGTCACTGA
- a CDS encoding 2-isopropylmalate synthase → MGRKIWVFDTTLRDGEQVPGAKLNLYEKVEIAQQLKKLGVDIIEAGFPASSQGDFDAVKAVAQKVGNTNDIMITALARAVQADIDSVYNAVKYAENPMIHMVLGTSDIHVEKKFSKSKDQILQIGVDAVKYAKTLLPQVQYSTEDASRSDFEYLWKTIEAVMKAGATMINVPDTVGFAEPEEFGAMIYKLNDRMKNLNDSVLLSVHCHNDLGMATANTLAAIKNGADKVECTINGIGERAGNAALEEVVMALKTRSSIYNANTRINTKEIMNTSRLVSSFMGLDVQVNKAITGDNAFAHSSGIHQDGLLKSRDAYEIVHPEDVGLDDMELVLTARSGRHAVKNALEKLGFSNLSNEEFEGIFDGFLKLADAKKEVYDHDLYVIVESYYEKHDANHANATHYSEQFFDIVDLQVVSNASFPSASVKIRKGGEVLKASAVGSGPIDALYSAIADIVQIDVKLVEYNINSVSRGKEALGKVKITIEHEGAKYIAKAADTDILKASAMAYINAINSIVVANLTPVTN, encoded by the coding sequence ATGGGAAGAAAAATTTGGGTGTTTGATACAACTTTACGTGATGGCGAGCAAGTGCCAGGGGCAAAACTAAACTTATACGAAAAAGTAGAGATTGCACAGCAACTCAAAAAATTAGGCGTCGATATTATCGAAGCTGGTTTCCCTGCTTCATCACAAGGCGACTTTGACGCTGTAAAAGCTGTCGCACAAAAGGTCGGCAATACGAATGACATTATGATTACAGCTTTAGCACGAGCAGTACAGGCTGATATTGATTCGGTATACAACGCTGTAAAATATGCTGAAAATCCAATGATTCATATGGTACTTGGCACTTCTGATATCCATGTTGAAAAGAAATTCAGTAAATCGAAAGATCAAATATTACAAATTGGCGTAGATGCTGTGAAATATGCAAAAACACTTTTACCGCAAGTGCAGTATTCAACAGAGGATGCTTCTCGTTCAGATTTTGAATATCTATGGAAAACGATTGAGGCAGTGATGAAGGCTGGCGCAACGATGATTAACGTGCCGGACACTGTTGGATTCGCTGAACCTGAGGAATTTGGCGCTATGATTTATAAGCTGAATGACCGCATGAAAAATCTAAATGACAGTGTTTTACTAAGTGTACACTGTCACAATGACCTTGGAATGGCAACAGCTAACACACTTGCTGCGATTAAAAACGGGGCAGACAAAGTCGAATGTACAATCAATGGTATCGGGGAACGTGCCGGAAATGCCGCACTCGAAGAAGTGGTTATGGCATTGAAAACACGCAGCTCCATCTACAATGCAAATACACGCATTAACACAAAGGAAATTATGAACACATCACGCCTTGTTTCTAGCTTTATGGGCTTAGATGTACAAGTGAACAAAGCCATTACTGGAGACAATGCATTTGCCCACTCTTCAGGTATTCATCAAGATGGTCTGCTTAAATCTCGCGATGCCTATGAAATTGTCCATCCTGAAGATGTAGGTCTGGATGATATGGAACTTGTTTTAACGGCTCGTTCAGGGCGCCATGCAGTAAAAAATGCACTGGAGAAGTTGGGCTTTTCAAATCTATCGAATGAAGAATTTGAAGGTATCTTTGACGGCTTCTTAAAATTAGCTGATGCCAAAAAAGAAGTTTACGACCACGACTTATATGTCATTGTAGAAAGTTATTATGAAAAGCATGATGCCAATCACGCCAATGCAACTCATTATAGTGAGCAATTTTTTGACATTGTCGATTTACAAGTCGTCAGCAATGCAAGCTTCCCTTCTGCTAGTGTAAAAATACGCAAAGGTGGCGAAGTATTAAAAGCTAGTGCAGTCGGTTCAGGACCGATTGACGCCTTGTATTCTGCCATTGCAGATATTGTACAAATAGATGTAAAACTTGTGGAATATAATATTAACAGCGTATCTCGTGGTAAAGAAGCGCTTGGTAAAGTAAAAATTACAATTGAGCACGAAGGCGCGAAATATATTGCAAAAGCGGCAGATACAGATATTTTAAAAGCTAGTGCAATGGCTTATATCAATGCTATCAACAGCATTGTTGTAGCGAACTTAACACCCGTTACAAACTAA